The Chryseobacterium glaciei DNA window TCGACGGAATTACCACTGCAACAACGATTTGGGCAACCGCTTCAATCGGAATGGCCGTAGGTTCCGGATACGTTTATTTGTCACTGATGGGAACCGTTTTGGTATTATTAATTTTAAGTTCACTTACTTATCTTCAGGCTTTTATCGATAACAATCATAAGATCAGAGAATATAAAATTGCCATTGTAGCTTCCGATGAAATAAGGCATTGTGAAGAATTATTCAGAAATAATAATTTGAAATATCTGATGATAAGACAGCAATATACCGTAGGAAATCTTGCAACAACCTGGAGACTCACAGGTCAAAATAAACATCATGAAACATTAATTAAACAATTAATGAACGATCCTAAAATAATTGCCTATCAGTTTTAAATTTAGATTAAAAATGTAAAGCATAATTGTCATTTATAATTAATATTGAATAACAAATTCAGTATCATTTTAATGATTTATCGATCATCAATAATTAACTATCCATTTTATCGCTTTTAACTGATAATTCATAACCAAAATCTCCCATTTTCTTTGTAAATTAGGGCAAAATTTTGATTATGACAAAAAAGATACTTTTATCTGTATTTCTTTTGCCGGCTGCCATGGCTTTTGCACAGCAATACGGAGGAATGTGGATCCCAACAGAGCTCAATGAAAAGGAAATGAAAGATTTAGGAATGAAAATCTCTGCTAAAGACATCTTCAATCCTCAAAAAGCAAGCATAAAAGATGCTGTAGTACAGTTCAACGGAGGGTGTACTGCTGAGATCATTTCTCCAAAAGGATTATTATTGACGAATCACCACTGCGGTTTTGGTCAGATCCAGGCTCATTCTACCGTACAAAACGACCTTTTATCAAACGGTTTCTGGGCACAAAATATGAGTACAGAACTTCCAAATCCGGGAGTAACAGTAGACTTTATTGTAGACATTAAAGATGTTTCTAATCAAATTTTAGAAGGTACAGATAACCTTACAGAACCTGATCTTACGAAAAAGATCAACACCAATATTGAGGTTTATAAAAATTCTCAAAAAACAGAATCTTTTCAATCTATTTCTGTAAAACCAATGTATTACGGAAATAAATACTATGCTTACACCATCGAAACATATAAAGACATTCGTCTGGTAGGCGCACCACCACAAAGCATCGGGAAATTCGGTTCTGATACCGATAACTGGGTTTGGCCGAGACATACGGGAGATTTTTCTATGTTCAGAATTTATGCTGACAAGAACAATAATCCTGCAGAATATTCAAAAGACAACGTTCCTTATACACCGAAGCATTATCTTCCGGTTTCTATCAAGGATAAAAACGAGAACGATTTCACATTTGTATTCGGATTCCCCGGAAAAACAACAGAATATCTTCCTGCAATTGCTGTAGAAAAGATCATGAAAGAGATCGATCCTGCAAAAATTGCCGTACGTGATGTTGCTTTGAAAACATTAGACGAAAAAATGCGTGCAGATGATGCAACGCGTATCAAATATGCTTCAAAATTTGCTTCCGTAGCCAATTACTGGAAAAAATGGATCGGTGAAGTTGAAGGGTTAAAAAAATCAAACGCCGTTGAGAAAAAAGTAATGTATGAAGGTTCTTTAGTTTCCAAAAACCACGAGGTAAAAGCAACTTTAGATCAATTGAATAAATTATACAACGATCAGGCTCCTTGTGCTTTAAATAATGCTTACTACACAGAAGTCATTAAAAATGCAGAAACATTAAAGCTTGCAAGTGACTATTACACCTACATTTCTTCTGTAGAATCTGGCAGAATGGATGAAAAAGAGCTTACCAAACTTAAAACAAAACTAACTGCATTTTACAAAGATTACAGCGCAGAATTGGATGCAAAAGTAACCGCAAGACTGCTGGCTTTATATGCTAATAAAACGGCTCCACAATTCTTACCTGCAGGTTTTGACAAGTATAAAAATGAAGCTCAAAATATTCCTGTAATTGAAGATATTTCGAAAAATTCAATTATTACGGGAAGAACTGCTGTAAATGGAGCAAATCTTAGTACAGATATTGAAAAAGCTTTCTCTAATCAGGATAAATTAATTAAAACAATTAAAAAAGATCCTGTTTATCAGCTTTACGTTTCAATAAGAGACACGTATATGAAAACTGCTGATCCTCAATTTACATCTCTTCAGACTAAAATTGATGCGTTGCAAAAAACATATATGGCACAACAAATCGATACGGATAAGGACAGAAAATTCTTCCCGGATGCCAATTCTACGCTTCGTGTAACGTACGGAAAAGTGAAAGGTTCTACGCCAAGAGATGCTGTTTCTTATGGTTTCCAAACGCATTTAGCGGGAGTTATTGAAAAATATGTTCCTGGAGATTACGAATTTGATGTTCCAAAAAAACTGATCGATCTTTACAATAAAAAAGACTTTGGAAATTATAAAGATAAAACAGGCGATGTTCCTGTAGGATTCACAGCAACAAACCACACAACGGGAGGAAACTCTGGAAGTCCGGTTTTGGATGCTAATGGAAATCTTGTTGGTTTAAACTTCGACAGACAATGGGAAGGAACGATGAGTGACATCAATTATGATCCACGTTTCAGCCGAAATATCATGGTTGACACCAAATATATTCTTTTCATTATTGATAAATATGCCGACTCTAAATGGCTTATTGATGAAATGAAAG harbors:
- a CDS encoding MgtC/SapB family protein, yielding MEFLQDHSIQNELLLIFISVLLGVFIGAEREYRNKSAGLRTFILVCFGSCLFTILSIKIGVQNPDRLAANIITGIGFLGAGVIFKGDNKIDGITTATTIWATASIGMAVGSGYVYLSLMGTVLVLLILSSLTYLQAFIDNNHKIREYKIAIVASDEIRHCEELFRNNNLKYLMIRQQYTVGNLATTWRLTGQNKHHETLIKQLMNDPKIIAYQF
- a CDS encoding S46 family peptidase, with product MTKKILLSVFLLPAAMAFAQQYGGMWIPTELNEKEMKDLGMKISAKDIFNPQKASIKDAVVQFNGGCTAEIISPKGLLLTNHHCGFGQIQAHSTVQNDLLSNGFWAQNMSTELPNPGVTVDFIVDIKDVSNQILEGTDNLTEPDLTKKINTNIEVYKNSQKTESFQSISVKPMYYGNKYYAYTIETYKDIRLVGAPPQSIGKFGSDTDNWVWPRHTGDFSMFRIYADKNNNPAEYSKDNVPYTPKHYLPVSIKDKNENDFTFVFGFPGKTTEYLPAIAVEKIMKEIDPAKIAVRDVALKTLDEKMRADDATRIKYASKFASVANYWKKWIGEVEGLKKSNAVEKKVMYEGSLVSKNHEVKATLDQLNKLYNDQAPCALNNAYYTEVIKNAETLKLASDYYTYISSVESGRMDEKELTKLKTKLTAFYKDYSAELDAKVTARLLALYANKTAPQFLPAGFDKYKNEAQNIPVIEDISKNSIITGRTAVNGANLSTDIEKAFSNQDKLIKTIKKDPVYQLYVSIRDTYMKTADPQFTSLQTKIDALQKTYMAQQIDTDKDRKFFPDANSTLRVTYGKVKGSTPRDAVSYGFQTHLAGVIEKYVPGDYEFDVPKKLIDLYNKKDFGNYKDKTGDVPVGFTATNHTTGGNSGSPVLDANGNLVGLNFDRQWEGTMSDINYDPRFSRNIMVDTKYILFIIDKYADSKWLIDEMKVIK